In the Malaya genurostris strain Urasoe2022 chromosome 1, Malgen_1.1, whole genome shotgun sequence genome, one interval contains:
- the LOC131427606 gene encoding histone H2A — protein MSGRGKGGKVKGKAKSRSNRAGLQFPVGRIHRLLRKGNYAERVGAGAPVYLAAVMEYLAAEVLELAGNAARDNKKTRIIPRHLQLAIRNDEELNKLLSGVTIAQGGVLPNIQAVLLPKKTEKKA, from the coding sequence atgtctggccgtggcaaaggaggaaaagttaagggaaaggcaaagtcccgctcgaaccgtgctggtctgcagttcccagtaggcagaatccaccgtctgcttcggaaaggaaactacgccgaacgtgtcggtgccggtgcaccggtctatctggcggcagtgatggaatacctggccgccgaagtgctggaattggccggtaacgctgcccgtgacaacaagaaaacgagaatcatccctcgtcatctgcagctggccatccgtaacgacgaggagttgaacaaactgCTCTCCGGAGTTACCATCGCACAGGGCGGTGTACTGCCAAACATCCAGGCAGTGTTGCTCCCGAAGAAAACCGAAAAGAAGGCCTAA